CCGAACCGTCGAAGGGCTCACCGCTGACGACGACGTGCTCCACCCGCTCCAGGAGGCCTTCTCCCAGCATCACGGCCTGCAGTGCGGATTCTGCACACCGGGATTCCTCATGCTCGCCGCCGGGGTCCTCGAGTCGACACCCGACATCGACGAGGAGGGGCTCCGCGACGCTCTGTCGTCGAACCTGTGTCGCTGTACCGGATACCAGAACATCCTCAAGGCCGTCAGCGCCGCGGCAGAGCAGCTCAAGGCCTGAGGTGATCGGCCAGTCCGTTCCCCGTCTCGAGGACCGTCCCCTGCTGACCGGCCGGGGACGGTTCGCCGCCGACCTCTCGCGCGAGGGACAGCTCCACATGCGGGTCGTGCGGTCCACCGTGGCGCACGGGCGGATCTGCCGCGTCGACACCACGGGTGTGCGCGGTCTCGCAGGGGTGGTGGCGGTCTACACCGCGCAGGACCTCCCGACGGGCTTCCCCCCGATCGCCACCCGCCAGGTCGGGTTCGCCGACATGGTTCCGTACCTGCAACCGGTGCTCGCCACCGACCGGGTGCGGTATGTGGGAGAGCCGGTGGCGGTCGTGCTGGCCGTCGACGAGTACCTGGCCGAGGACGCCGCCGAGAAGGTGGTGGTCGAGGTCGACGAGTTGCCGGTGACCCTCGATCCTGTCGTCGATCCCGTGCACTGGGATGATGCGGGGAACGACACCGAGGCGCTGCGTCTGGTCGAGGACTATGGCGGCGTCGACGAGGCCTTCGACCGGGCCGACCTGATCGTCGAACTGGAGTTGAGCGTCGGTCGCCACAGCGGCGTGCCGATGGAGACCCGCGGATCGCTCGCCCATCTCGACCCGGTGAGCGGGGTGTTGATGGTGGAGGGCGCGGCCAAGGTGCCGCACTACAACCGATCGGCCATCGCAACGATGCTGGGCATCCCTCCTGCCCGCATCGAGCTCCACGAGGGACACGTGGGCGGGAGCTTCGGGGTCCGCGGCGAGCTCTACCCCGAGGACGTGCTGGTGGCGTGGTCCGCGTTGCGCACCGGTCGACCCGTGAAGTGGATCGAGGACCGGCGCGAGCACCTCATGGCCGCCAACCACTCTCGCGACCAGGTGCACCGCATTCGCGCCGCGGTCGACTCC
The sequence above is drawn from the Acidimicrobiales bacterium genome and encodes:
- a CDS encoding (2Fe-2S)-binding protein — encoded protein: MNRPESVDVRLNVNGESHRVHVEPRKTLADTIREDCGLTGTHLGCEQGVCGACTVLVDGEPVRSCLMFAVQAEGHSVRTVEGLTADDDVLHPLQEAFSQHHGLQCGFCTPGFLMLAAGVLESTPDIDEEGLRDALSSNLCRCTGYQNILKAVSAAAEQLKA
- a CDS encoding molybdopterin cofactor-binding domain-containing protein — its product is MIGQSVPRLEDRPLLTGRGRFAADLSREGQLHMRVVRSTVAHGRICRVDTTGVRGLAGVVAVYTAQDLPTGFPPIATRQVGFADMVPYLQPVLATDRVRYVGEPVAVVLAVDEYLAEDAAEKVVVEVDELPVTLDPVVDPVHWDDAGNDTEALRLVEDYGGVDEAFDRADLIVELELSVGRHSGVPMETRGSLAHLDPVSGVLMVEGAAKVPHYNRSAIATMLGIPPARIELHEGHVGGSFGVRGELYPEDVLVAWSALRTGRPVKWIEDRREHLMAANHSRDQVHRIRAAVDSDGVILAIDDEFWLDQGAYVRTHGATVPTLTATLLPGPYRVPAYRVVGHVRLTHKTPAGTYRAPGRYEAAFVRERLVDAIADRLGRDRAEVRRVNLIGVDEMPYRRPMSVLGSQVEYDSGDYAKMLDRVLDHVDYPTLVADLERRRQRG